A stretch of DNA from Micromonospora sp. NBC_01813:
CCGGCGAGTGGGCCGTACGGGCTGACGGCGGGCTGGGCCGGGGCGGCGAACGCGCCGGTCCAGAGGCTGCCGGAGAAGGCGGCGGCGCCGGCGCCGACCACGGTGGCGCGCAGCACTGTACGACGATCCATCTCGAACCTCCATCGACGCTGGTCGCATCGATGAAGTTAGGCTCCGCCGGTGGCCGCGGATATCGACTGAGGTTAACGGCGGGCGAGGATCGGCCGAAGTACGGTGGTGGCAGCCACCGCGATTTCCGGTACAGTGTCGGTCGTGACGCGTTCGTATCGATGGTTTAGGCAGCCGGCCCTGATGCCGGTGGCTCAGCCTTGACCTGACGTCACCCCACCAGAGCCGGCCGAGGGCAGAGGGCATCGAGCCCCTGCCCTTTCGTATGCCAACGAGCAGCCGGCTCGGACCTGGGGGCGCCGGCGCCCCGGGGGGCTGGCGGAAGGAAAGACACCCGATGATCCCCACCGGACGCGTCACCGATCAACGCATCGACCGGGTCGTGCCACTGACCACCCCCGCACTGCTGCACCACGAATTGCCGCTCGACGATCAACTCGCGGCGCGGGTGCTGGACGGCCGACGAGCCGTCGCCGGGGTGCTCGACGGGCAGGACGACCGGCTGCTCGTCGTGGTCGGCCCCTGCTCGGTGCACGACCCGGCAGCTGCCCTCGAGTACGCCCACCTGCTGGCCGGTGCCGCCGAGCGCCACGCCGACGACCTGCTCATCGTGATGCGGGTCTACTTCGAGAAGCCGCGCTCCACCGTCGGCTGGAAGGGCCTGATCAACGACCCCGGCCTGGACGGGTCCGGGGACGTCAACACGGGGCTGCGGACCGCCCGGTCGCTGCTGCTCGAAGTGCTGCGGACCGGGCTGCCGGTGGGTTGCGAGTTCCTCGACCCGATCACCCCGCAGTACATCGCCGACACGGTGGCCTGGGGTGCTATCGGCGCCCGTACGGTGGAGAGCCAGGTGCACCGTCAACTCGCCTCCGGGCTGTCGATGCCGATCGGGATGAAGAACCGTCCCGACGGCAGCGTCGAGACGGCGGTCGACGCCATCCGGGCCGCTGCCGTGCCGCATGTCTTCCCCGGCATCGACATGTCCGGCACTCCGGCGATCCTGCACACCCGGGGCAACGCCGACTGCCATCTGGTGCTGCGCGGCGGTGCCGGCGAGCCGAACTACGACGCCGACTCGGTGACCGCCGCGCTGACCCTGCTACGCGCCGCTGGTCTGCCGCAACGTCTGGTCATCGACGCCAGCCACGGCAACAGTGGCAAGGACCACCGCCGCCAGCCGCTGGTGGCCGACGACATCGCCGAGCAGCTCGGCGCGGGCCAACGGGGCATCGCCGGGGTGATGCTGGAGTCGTTCCTGGTGCCGGGGCGCCAGGACCTGGACCCGACCCGCGAACTCGTGCACGGCCAGTCGGTGACC
This window harbors:
- a CDS encoding 3-deoxy-7-phosphoheptulonate synthase; its protein translation is MIPTGRVTDQRIDRVVPLTTPALLHHELPLDDQLAARVLDGRRAVAGVLDGQDDRLLVVVGPCSVHDPAAALEYAHLLAGAAERHADDLLIVMRVYFEKPRSTVGWKGLINDPGLDGSGDVNTGLRTARSLLLEVLRTGLPVGCEFLDPITPQYIADTVAWGAIGARTVESQVHRQLASGLSMPIGMKNRPDGSVETAVDAIRAAAVPHVFPGIDMSGTPAILHTRGNADCHLVLRGGAGEPNYDADSVTAALTLLRAAGLPQRLVIDASHGNSGKDHRRQPLVADDIAEQLGAGQRGIAGVMLESFLVPGRQDLDPTRELVHGQSVTDACLGWDQTAEVLERLAAAVGDRRAALAATQR